The genome window GTGCTATACAAGTAAATCTGACTTGATTTGACCGgactatataattagatattacatataGTTTCGTAGTATAAATAGAGCCTGGAAGCGTATATCCCCCTCTCAGTGCGTGAGTTGGCAACCCTGCAAATATTCTAACAaaataagaaagtcattttaggacaaacactaaaataaaagatTACAGAAAACCGCATGCAGATCGCTTTCTCTGCACTGTCTTCAATATCGACTGGTCAAGGAGCTGACGATCAAAATCTCGCTAGCCAATGAGAGCAAGTGGACATAAGTCCCGCCCCCACGTGAAATTGTGTGCCAGTAAGGTGAACGAAAACTCGGAAAGCAAGTGGAAAATATAGCAGCGAATTCAGCAAACTATTATTTGCAAAAACGAAAATTGTTAAGACAATCATCTTTCAATTGAGTTGATTGTTTTCATAATCAAACTGTTTTTCTTCCGTCTCATTGTATATTTCTGTTCGTTTTATCGTTTCAGCACATCATCGTCAGGGTTCTATATACGTCACAGGCACTGCAGCGTCAGCGTGGTTAAGAGGATTTGTAtaataatacaacaaaaaactgtacaaatacaTCGACTAAGCCTAAATTACAAAACAGAATGAGTCTTATTAAGTGATGGTGGCCCGtttccaaacacacaaacataaaacaacatttaaaaacaagtaaaaaacactAACACAACTAACTATGAAGTTATATTTTGtggaaatatgaaatataataacaaaaatgacaatttatcaTATGTTCTCGTAGTTTTTTATCttgtaatttcattacttttatttattataatgtttcgATCAGTTTGTTATTTGCCGTGGTTACTATTTACTGTGTTACTATTTAATATCAAACGTATGACAGGAGAAATACTGAGAATGTGCATAGACAGCCTAACATTATTTATTGGCTCAAAGCCCAATGAGAATGTGTAGCTGACGTGAAGCCACGCGGtgtaatatatcattttaatatttatgatattttatttacgATGATATCCCAACTCAATAACCCTTAGAATGATAATTAAGTACAACTTAATACCTTACAACGTAAGTCAACCACATCTCATGACTTGAATGTGagctacatttttatttcattggctCAAATTTACAGGTAGACATTAGGGGGCGATATTGGACTTTGTTGGTTGGTCCTCGAATTCACATAACACATGCTTTTTAAATCTATTGACTTCTCCATTGTCTTTTTCTCATTAAAAATGTCCTCTTTAAATTAGGGCTTCCCTGAAGGTCAAAAATCCTTAAGGAAAAGTATTTCTTTAAGAGTGTTGCAACAAATATTGTAAAAggacagaaaaataaaagttctggtGTACACAGTACACCCGTATGTTGTTTGAAACCAGTATAAATTTTTTTCTTCcccactgaacacaaaagaagctaatTTTAAATTGTCTCAGACTTGGTTTTGTCTCTATACTATGAAAGTCAAGGGGGTCCAATGCTGTTTTGTTACAGCATacacgtttctcaaaatatcttcctttgtgctctgcagaagaaagaaaatcatacaggtttggaatgacagtgATGAAAGACTTTACATTTGgcatgaactatcccttttaatatacagtaaaaaaaaacacaataatgttttatttacttatttcgGATATTACGTGTTTCAGTGAAAGTAATAAATTcgttttatgaatgtttttctgttttcaaagTCAAAGTGCAGGAAAAAATTGCCATGTTCTGTCTTTTCTGTTGCAGGGTTTCTTTATTTccttaaattatatatttagccgcagaaaaataaagagaccatttcaaaattattttctgtttttctgaatttactatttttaggtatgtgtttaggtaaaataatcatttttgtttcattctctgAACTACTTTctacatttctcccaaatttaaaattaaaatattgcatCTAGTTGCAGGAAactaaaactggagaaacagcccaaaataacagaaatgatgctctgtatttttttcagacctcaaatactgcaaagctCATAGCTCTTTAAagtaatacaacagtaatatttgtacatttagaaaaaaaaagtgattatctggattttatcacagttttcatgcatGTGTATTGTCAAactgtcagtcttttacattgctgcagtatatatatatatatatatgtgtgtgtgtgtgtgtgtgtgtgtattatccTAATGCtcacataaacaacaaaatgtagTGGATTCTGATGATTCATTTTGGATGTTACagactacatttttttaaatatctgccATAGTTGCCTTATACTATAAATATTTCTTGATCATTCAACACTGCACACGCTATACTGACAAGTGTATTAACTATGCTTAAGCGGATATATTTAGAAAGCATGTGCTTAGATATTTCCTATATTctgctatgtgtgtgtttcaggcaaACCCAAATCTTTTATCACAGCACCTTCAATTTTGTGTGTCAGTGAGgggttgccatggaaacaagTTGAAAGATCCCTGGCCACAATTAATACCTCAGCACAAACATACGTTATTTTCAGATCCACAACTTTTATTTAACAATGTAGACATGTAAAAATCAAACAACCCCACCAATCAAAGCATTCACACGTCAGCGTTAACTAAATGTGCTTTTTGAGCAATACACACAGAGTAAACCTTGCACAATccgcagaattcaaatgagatCAATGCATCAAACATATAAACAGCATGACACATTTAGACAATCTCACAGGTCACCACAAAAATATCCTTCTAGACATGTAGTCAGATAAGGAAAATGAAAAGCTTAATTTTGTTATCGAagtatttctttcttctggttTGTAGTTACTGAGTCGCAGTGTTTATAAAGGTGACACAagttaaaaactgaaaagaagTAGCAAGTATTAACTTTGGTATTAAAAAAAGGTTGACATTGAAATTACATTCTCAATCTTGCAGATATTGTATAATGGGTTGGATTTTTAGTGTTGTTTGATAAATTTGAGTTTGCATTCATAGGAAGACCTTAAGCAAAATAGTTGCATGGGTCAGTGATCTACGTAATTGCAATTTTCACTTTTGCCATTTGTCAAGTCAAAACTAAGAGATTACTATGATCATCAAGTAAAAATGGTGCAATGCTCAttacatttaatgtgttttcaaaGCCTAcactaacatttaaaaagctgaTCCTTTAATACAATCAAGGTaatattcatttcaaaacaaaaaaaacgttatAGGTGGCTTGTTGAGTGTCATCCAACAACAGTAATGGATTTGATTTATGATTGTAACTATGGAGAAGAGTATGACTCATACATCTGACAGACCAATGTGATGAACACATGTAAGCACAGCAGTGGAGGAATAAGTACTCTGGGAACTCATGTAATGTGGAAAGCCAAATGTACTGACATAGATTTACACTGCATGTTAAATGCAAAAGTGGATCTTAATTTAGGCCAGAAACAAtctaatgtaatgttataaaaCCCCCATTAACCTTCACAAATTAAACTAAAGCTCAACATGTGAACACAAATTAGACATTTTAATGGCAAAGTATTTTTAACCGAGTTACATACCAAATAATTTTGAATTGTCGTTCTCTGTAAAACATGGATGGCAAGAAACAGCTGGGtgtgtttgcttttaaaaaaaaaaaccagaTGCATGTTTCGTTCATACCAATGAAGTTATTTTAAACGGCACGCTCTCTCTGAACCTTAACACGTCGGTAGCTGCTAGACCACAGGCCTGGTGGGAGAAACAACAATCTGAAAATCTGTCAATGTGAGAAGTTGCTTATAATAGCTTATCTATGCCATCTCTATATGGATTCAGAAGAGgcttacaaaacaaaactacacCAACGCTTAGTGTAAGGTTGCTTGAAAGTGCTGTTAGAGTGTGTTATCACCTTGACTGATGTAGAAGTCGCTGTAGGGGATTTACACACAAAGCCATCTGATGACAGATTCGGGATTGATCTGTTCTGACCACGACCTCTATACCCTCTTTGCTCTCTGTATCTTTTCCAGCACTCATCACTTCTGGACCCTCATCTTTCCATCTGATAAAAGTGTTCGCTTCTGCTCCGAGTGCAACTCGTATCCTTTGTTGATAATGGTGGCGCTGCTTCATAACTGTTGACATTTGGGCTAACTGGATGTGCCCTTATCTAGGCCAGGCTAGTGACAATTGGGACATGGGAAAAATAAACACCAACATAAAAGGGCAGCACTGTTCCACTTTCAAAAAGTAACCTATTGAGGTTTAATATAAAGCCTCATTCGCAAGAGCAGAGCTTGATATATAAATAACAGAATATCATATTTAGCCATAAAAATGCCCTTATATTGGAGAGTTATGCTGTTAATAATAGCCGTAATATGGCACACATTTGGccttggattaattattaaacGATTAAACTTGATACTGTCACGGTTTGTACTATGGACAAGCTTGTCCCGCACTTCTCACTTAGTCTCTGAGGGGTCCTTTAATAGGAACTATATCACACATCAAGCAAAAACGCTAATTCAGATACtcttcaattacattttcttgtaaaatacCATAAAACAGCAGACcctatataaaatatgttgtttatcaTAAATTCAACAAGCAAATTTAATTAAGTTATGTAAAATCAGATTTTGTTATCATATGCtattcatttattgttatttattttatgtataaactGGCAAATCAAACGATATTTGGCTATTTTGAGATTATCAGCACTGGCCAAAAAAATATCACCTGGCAGATTAACAAAGGATATATCAACTTCGGTTTTCAAACTTTCTTAAATTTAATCAATGGTAAATATGGTGTAATCAAATATGAGTTCGCTGTACTTATAGGTATAGGTACtgggatgtaacaatataacATGGTTTGGTTCGCTTTGGAgcagggttcacttttttagaTTCACCTTtaacttaataataaaaaaaaaataacttttataccTTGGCTTCACATTTCTCTTTCGAAGACAGTAACTGTatactatttaaaaaagaaacacagcTCTTATAAGTTGTTTAAAGTACAAATTACTATTTAATCAAATGTCAAAAAAGGGAAACGTTTTGTGACATAAGGCAAAGTGATGTCAAACTCAACAATGGGCCTGGACTGGGCTGGAAGCGTTTGCATTCACTCCTTTAGCTTTAGCTTGGTATGCCATGTGAGTGTTACGTACCCATAGTGCACTGCCGTTTCTTGGTTCGGTCTGAACATTGTTAAACCCCTAGTGTTTATTACATTTGCTATAATTAATTTGGAGTCATTTATATTACCTACCGTAATGTATCACCTTAATTTTGCCCCCTCAATCTCTACCTATCTCTATTGAAATGAATTCTAACTATTTTTTGACAGCTTAAAGACCtgataaacattttgaataaacagaCATTCTGTGCAATATTTAATGGAGTGCAATTCATTAATTCGTGactgaaaagtttaaaaatatcatgttttttgatgaaaaaaaacacacatttgagaAAAAGACATTTGGGTCATATTCAACAGCGAGTTCTCGAGCACTTTTTTGATAGTTTACCGCTCTTCTGTGCCACTTCAATGTTCTAGAATCCTCCTGTCCACTTTGATCACTCTCACAACCAAaacagcacacatacacacagctcttttcaacaacaaacacactctctcgCTCGGTTCCCTGGTGGTTTGCAGAAACACTTTTTGCCTAGAACTAAAAGACAAGAAACCCTCTGAACTAGTTTCTATTTTTGTCCTTTATATCGATACTAACTGGAAATGTCTCCACAGACAATGGCGCTCCTCAATAAAATCCAACAGAACAGCAGAATGGGCTCAGCTTGAGTTTTCCCTTCCTTTTGTTAAAACATCTTTTACGTCAATGTTTATTTGATGCATCATTAGCCAAATACTATTTTAATAACTTAAACTGGAACAGCTATTGTGGATGATGCAGGATGATATAGGTCTACAGCTGGAGGACCAGACTCTAAAAGtgcaatttaaagaaaataaacctAGAAACACTGACATAGTTTGTGGTACTACCTGTTGTGATCATAAAAGAAGCCATTGAGCTTCTTCATGAGTGTAACTGGACAGGGATGAAGAGTTCAAACTGTAGACTGTAGTTTTAACACCGTACTCCAAACAAGCATGTGGTATAGCAAGAAGGAGATTTTGGCAGCACAACAGGGTTCAGCACCACAACACACCAACCAATAGCATAGAATCAACTAAAAACACGATGGAATTATGACGAAAACAATGCTTCATGTGCATTAGAAAATAGGATTTCCTCTGCCTGAAGAAAGGCTGTTTTCAGGGACCTATAATGGACCAACAAAAGCAGCAGGTGCATCATGGGTAACAGTCTTGCTGCCCACAGCAATACACAGAGTCTTcaatatacaaattaaaaatcCCACCCATGGCCTCCAGCACTGCAATATCTCGTCCTGATATGTCACAGAGAGCAAAAAGCTTTTGCCTTTTCTTGCGGCTCTTTATTCAGGAAATCTATCCAATACAGCAGTGTTTTATGTCTCTCAATACTCCCACTCATCTGTCTTCAAATCCAGATAACTAAGGATATTCTGGGCGAGTTTGACCGCTTGCTTCCGAGCAACTTTCGTCTCCTGGTCCCCCTGTGGGTCCACAGCATCTAGAGCTAGAAGCTGTTTGGTCAGTAGCTCTTCCAAAACCATGTAGCTCTTGTCAGCTCTCTTGCCATCAAAGCTCAACACCTGAGCCTGCAGGTCGGACAGGCTGGCTAAGACCCTCCAGACGGCTGCATGAGACGGGGGCTCCTCTGGTATGGGGTTGCGATGCCCAAGTGCTTCCCGGAGGTCTTGGTAGGTAATGAGCGCCTGGACTTCCAACACAGCTCTGCGGCGTGCCTCCCGTATGCAGGGATTACGGCCTGTGTCTACCTGATCCAAGTGAGTAAGGAGACCTTGCAGCTCTGAGCCCTGTCCTATGGCACCATACCGGAGGACCTCCTCCCGTAGAACTGTGACACGTCCCCTGATTGCCTCGATTTCCCGAATAGAGTCGTTCTGTGCTAGATCATATCTGgaaatataaaatagttttactTACTCATAAATAGGTGACAATGTGACCTAGTCTgtgaaaatacagtatttttttgtgatttactgtttctACATAAAGTACATTCTATGAAAGTATAATCTTAATGTCTTTAATACTGTCGGAGTAAAGCAATGTCAAATAAGTTAAATTGAAGTAAAATTAATTGTGGAAAATAAAATTGGATGCTCAGAATTAGATTTTGAGTTTTGGCCTGGTTTTCACCGACTGGATCACTAGTTATAAATAAGTTAACTTCAATATTATGAATAAACTCAATaacatcaacacagaaatacCTGATATGATATAACTGATATGTCTatgtaacgagcaaggcgggacgagaccgTGAGGGAACAACGCAAGGCTGGtgacgcgagtgataatgagtgtcagctgcgcgttTCACCAGTCCCGCATCTCTCACAGAGGAGATCGGAATCATAAAAGGGGGAGCGACAGGAGTGTAcaacgagagaggaccaggcctggacaATGTTgtgttaagttttatttatgtttgtgtggccggcagtcgaccgtgacgGAGCTGCCTGCATTTTattttcgttttgtggtttgtttattttattaaaggttttTTGAATATTTGCCAGTtccttcatcttcatcttcatctgaaCCTTGTTACAGTCTACTTCAAGGAATCttgatttttcattattttctttgaaacatGCCGTTCCAAACCCTGTATGCGGCTATTTTCTCTGTGGCTCTGCCGTTTGTTTTCCCTACAAGTAAAAATGTGTGGCATGGACAACCTGGCAGGGCACTGCAGATaccatctttttttatttaaatatggcaTGGAAATATTGTAGGATCTCTAAAGACAACCAataaaaagcaacacaaaaataCTAAAGAAATCAGATGACTGGAAATAAGTGAATATATTTACTAATTTATGTTGATTTCTGACTTGAACCACTATGAACTAGAcataagattataaaaaaaatcccttgtgttatggaaaaaaataacagcatttGGATTTAACATGAAAGTGATAAAACATTTACGTCAATGATTGTTTACTGTCTTAATTTCATTTACACATGTGTATTTACCTGCGAGTTTCATCTCCCTCTCCCTCCAAGTCAAGATGTTTCAACAGGCCAGTGATCTCCTCCACAACTTGTTTCCTGTAATTCCTGACAGCGGCATTACTTGACACATCAAGGGCATCCAACTCAACCAGCAGCTCTGTAAGGATCCTTGCCAGGTGGGCACAGCTGTCACGCCCTCGGAGACCCATCAGCAGAGCCACTTCCTGGCACCGTGCACCACTCACCTACATAGAATcaatattttaacatgttaaaaactCTTAACACGTTAAAAATTATTTAGGCTCCAGTTAAACAACTATAACACAGAAAATGATTTTTCCTTAGGATAAAGCCATTCAGTAATATTGATGTGCCTTGCCAGAACGCTCTGTTCTCAGCAGTTTGTTACtctgtgtgttttctgctgggtcaaatatcattttaaaccatatCATTCAACAACAGCCAAGTGTCTGAACACCCTCTAGTCCTAATGGAAAAGTAAATGTGGGCAGTCACGTTCAATTATAACAATGTTTCAGCAGTTCAGAACAAGTTgcttttgcaaaatattttcttaaaacaccaagaaaagaaaatatctttaaaacatcACTCACCTGTGCCATGACTTGATTAATACGCTGCACAGCCTCATGCGTGTCATCCGACAGAGGCAGCGCCAGCGTGTTAGTGCGCACACGACCCTCCAGTATTTCCTGTACAGCACAGACCCGTGTCAGCGCCTTGTACCGGGCCTTCCTGAGCGGTACGCTCCCACCCGTCTTCACCTGAGCCATCCGCATGGCTACCTCCTGCACAGCCTCCACCAGTTCCTCGCTGATTTCAAACGCATCCAGAGCTTGGCCCTGCCGGAAAGGCTGCACAACCCCTTCATTCAGTAGCCTCTGTGCCTCCTGGGTTAACTCCTCGATGGCCAGTCGAGATGGATGTGTAGCATTGCCCTCAAGGTACCGAAGCAGACCTTCCACCTCTCCTGCAGCACGCTTCCGAGACTGCTGGAGCTCTGGACGGCCCTCCGTCTCCACCTGGATCAGGGAAACAAAACAAGGCCACTTATTATCTTAAAGTTCTTCAATGCAATACATATAGTACaaagctgaaaaaaaacatgtttatattaaacaaacattttctgaaTCTTATGTGCAGTGCAATGCTGATAAAACCTGAGCTCTTAAGCAAATCTGAATTCCAACTCCAATTGGGAGGATGACcacatgcatatatatttataaacatagggatataaatgtgaaaacataGATATTTTTCCCACACACTGTAGAAATGTGCTACCAGTCCATGTGTTAGTCCATCTAACGTTTCCTGACCTGATCAACCTCCAGCTGTAATCTGGTCAGCTCTCGCTCCAGTCGTTTGTATTCTCTATCGTTCTGCAGGCCGCTGAAAGTGCACACCTGTGGACCCAGGGTGGCGATCTCCTTCTGCACTTCACTCAGCCGGAGCAGGGCTGGGTGCTGGCCAGCGTACGGACCCTGGGGCCCTCCATAACCTGGAAAGGGTCCTGGCATCTGCTGTGTCTGTGGCTGCTGACTGCCATGATTCATTGTCCTCTTCCCACCATCAAAGGGTTTCCCAAACAggctgagagagtgagagagagagtcagaaaaGAATCGATAAAAGAAAAGAGCatgtacatttatgaatttagcagacaattttatccaaagcaacttatattgctttata of Triplophysa dalaica isolate WHDGS20190420 chromosome 11, ASM1584641v1, whole genome shotgun sequence contains these proteins:
- the bag5 gene encoding BAG family molecular chaperone regulator 5 isoform X1 produces the protein MCANVFGALKSLFGKPFDGGKRTMNHGSQQPQTQQMPGPFPGYGGPQGPYAGQHPALLRLSEVQKEIATLGPQVCTFSGLQNDREYKRLERELTRLQLEVDQVETEGRPELQQSRKRAAGEVEGLLRYLEGNATHPSRLAIEELTQEAQRLLNEGVVQPFRQGQALDAFEISEELVEAVQEVAMRMAQVKTGGSVPLRKARYKALTRVCAVQEILEGRVRTNTLALPLSDDTHEAVQRINQVMAQVSGARCQEVALLMGLRGRDSCAHLARILTELLVELDALDVSSNAAVRNYRKQVVEEITGLLKHLDLEGEGDETRRYDLAQNDSIREIEAIRGRVTVLREEVLRYGAIGQGSELQGLLTHLDQVDTGRNPCIREARRRAVLEVQALITYQDLREALGHRNPIPEEPPSHAAVWRVLASLSDLQAQVLSFDGKRADKSYMVLEELLTKQLLALDAVDPQGDQETKVARKQAVKLAQNILSYLDLKTDEWEY
- the bag5 gene encoding BAG family molecular chaperone regulator 5 isoform X2, yielding MAVRWFCSLFGKPFDGGKRTMNHGSQQPQTQQMPGPFPGYGGPQGPYAGQHPALLRLSEVQKEIATLGPQVCTFSGLQNDREYKRLERELTRLQLEVDQVETEGRPELQQSRKRAAGEVEGLLRYLEGNATHPSRLAIEELTQEAQRLLNEGVVQPFRQGQALDAFEISEELVEAVQEVAMRMAQVKTGGSVPLRKARYKALTRVCAVQEILEGRVRTNTLALPLSDDTHEAVQRINQVMAQVSGARCQEVALLMGLRGRDSCAHLARILTELLVELDALDVSSNAAVRNYRKQVVEEITGLLKHLDLEGEGDETRRYDLAQNDSIREIEAIRGRVTVLREEVLRYGAIGQGSELQGLLTHLDQVDTGRNPCIREARRRAVLEVQALITYQDLREALGHRNPIPEEPPSHAAVWRVLASLSDLQAQVLSFDGKRADKSYMVLEELLTKQLLALDAVDPQGDQETKVARKQAVKLAQNILSYLDLKTDEWEY
- the bag5 gene encoding BAG family molecular chaperone regulator 5 isoform X3 → MNHGSQQPQTQQMPGPFPGYGGPQGPYAGQHPALLRLSEVQKEIATLGPQVCTFSGLQNDREYKRLERELTRLQLEVDQVETEGRPELQQSRKRAAGEVEGLLRYLEGNATHPSRLAIEELTQEAQRLLNEGVVQPFRQGQALDAFEISEELVEAVQEVAMRMAQVKTGGSVPLRKARYKALTRVCAVQEILEGRVRTNTLALPLSDDTHEAVQRINQVMAQVSGARCQEVALLMGLRGRDSCAHLARILTELLVELDALDVSSNAAVRNYRKQVVEEITGLLKHLDLEGEGDETRRYDLAQNDSIREIEAIRGRVTVLREEVLRYGAIGQGSELQGLLTHLDQVDTGRNPCIREARRRAVLEVQALITYQDLREALGHRNPIPEEPPSHAAVWRVLASLSDLQAQVLSFDGKRADKSYMVLEELLTKQLLALDAVDPQGDQETKVARKQAVKLAQNILSYLDLKTDEWEY